From Cryomorphaceae bacterium, a single genomic window includes:
- a CDS encoding tryptophan 2,3-dioxygenase produces MAHPPEMEDQILKLREKYESMGQDINAYLDGLLCSNYLTYWDYIQLDTLLSLQSPKTDFPDELIFVMYHQITELYFKLALHELRQIAYNGKKIAPNGNDLGWNEKLDAGFLTRRLARVNAYFEALTKSFDIMVEGMEKEQFLRFRMALLPASGFQSAQYRMVEICSTDFIQLVDKDHRERMKSGNPSIEEMYEHIYWKQGATEVETGKKTLTLKQFEQKYSEQLLALAREYAPRNVWAKFRALPEEERRNPELLYQLRQLDVNVNINWPLVHYKSAARYLGRGKDDVPATGGTNWQQYLPPRFQRRIFYPELWSQQEKEEWGKNWVEKEVLRSQTHENLS; encoded by the coding sequence ATGGCACACCCACCCGAAATGGAGGATCAAATCCTTAAACTTCGCGAGAAATATGAGTCTATGGGGCAGGATATCAACGCCTACCTCGACGGATTACTCTGCTCCAACTACCTTACTTATTGGGATTATATCCAGCTTGATACTCTGCTTTCGTTGCAGTCGCCCAAAACCGACTTTCCCGACGAGCTCATCTTTGTGATGTACCATCAAATTACCGAGCTGTATTTTAAACTGGCACTACACGAGCTCAGGCAAATTGCCTACAATGGCAAAAAGATTGCGCCCAACGGAAATGACCTGGGCTGGAACGAAAAACTCGATGCCGGTTTTCTCACCCGACGTCTGGCCCGGGTAAATGCATATTTCGAGGCCCTTACCAAGTCATTTGACATTATGGTAGAGGGGATGGAAAAAGAGCAGTTTTTGCGATTCCGGATGGCCTTGTTGCCCGCAAGCGGTTTTCAGTCGGCACAGTACAGAATGGTTGAGATTTGCTCCACCGATTTTATTCAACTTGTAGACAAAGACCACCGTGAGCGAATGAAATCCGGAAACCCCTCCATTGAGGAGATGTACGAGCACATTTACTGGAAGCAGGGCGCTACGGAAGTGGAGACAGGAAAAAAAACCCTTACGCTCAAGCAGTTTGAACAAAAGTACTCGGAGCAACTGTTGGCTTTGGCCCGAGAATATGCACCGCGCAATGTATGGGCAAAGTTTCGCGCGTTGCCTGAAGAAGAACGACGCAACCCCGAGTTGCTCTATCAACTTCGCCAGTTGGATGTGAATGTGAACATCAACTGGCCATTGGTACATTACAAATCGGCTGCGCGTTACCTGGGACGGGGCAAAGATGATGTGCCCGCCACAGGCGGAACCAACTGGCAGCAATACCTGCCTCCGCGTTTTCAGCGCAGAATTTTTTACCCCGAACTCTGGTCGCAACAGGAAAAAGAAGAATGGGGAAAAAATTGGGTAGAAAAAGAAGTGCTGAGGTCGCAAACGCACGAAAACCTCTCCTAA